A window of the Isosphaera pallida ATCC 43644 genome harbors these coding sequences:
- a CDS encoding zf-HC2 domain-containing protein — MSASCRIVERAVTRRLDDRLDPALWLVETPGDPVGEIEAIRRHLDACPHCRASWENAQRLARASTALARRTARVAETLGSPEFVERVWTAWRDAEKTTAAPLIVVGRVGSRDERRRVVGIALVWAAVLVLAVGLGWRLGARLSGVGEKVDPASPNLAGRQVGSDRPTSASAMATVAVDRELVRVTTATLGLVRRASEPAARVGRDLLEVSRVLPETPGSSSTPRFHLLPLKGWNGTEPSSESSSLESGGRDSGELEPQAVALADLGTRVPSATVSAQTEDSWAVPALRAFRFVLPHADVSSTHKDHD; from the coding sequence ATGAGCGCGTCTTGTCGGATCGTGGAGCGGGCCGTGACCCGGCGGTTGGACGACCGCCTCGACCCTGCCCTCTGGTTGGTCGAAACTCCTGGCGACCCCGTCGGCGAGATCGAGGCGATTCGGCGTCATCTCGACGCCTGCCCCCACTGTCGCGCTTCTTGGGAGAACGCCCAGCGGTTGGCGCGCGCTTCGACCGCGTTAGCTCGACGCACCGCGCGCGTGGCGGAGACTCTGGGTTCGCCCGAGTTCGTCGAGCGGGTCTGGACCGCCTGGCGCGACGCGGAGAAGACAACGGCCGCTCCGTTGATTGTGGTGGGTCGGGTCGGGTCGCGGGATGAACGCCGCCGGGTGGTCGGCATAGCCCTGGTCTGGGCGGCGGTTTTGGTCCTAGCGGTGGGGTTGGGGTGGCGTTTGGGAGCGCGTCTGAGCGGGGTGGGAGAGAAGGTTGATCCCGCCTCGCCCAACCTGGCGGGGCGGCAAGTGGGTTCAGATCGGCCCACGTCGGCCTCGGCGATGGCAACCGTGGCGGTCGATCGGGAGTTGGTTCGGGTGACCACCGCCACGTTGGGGTTGGTACGTCGCGCCTCGGAACCAGCCGCGCGGGTGGGCCGCGACTTGCTGGAGGTGTCCCGCGTCTTGCCGGAAACGCCTGGCTCCTCTTCCACGCCGCGCTTCCATCTGCTGCCCTTGAAGGGTTGGAATGGAACCGAGCCTTCCAGCGAGTCTTCCAGTTTGGAGTCTGGAGGTCGGGATTCGGGTGAACTCGAACCCCAGGCGGTCGCGTTGGCCGATCTCGGGACGCGCGTCCCATCCGCGACCGTTTCGGCCCAGACCGAGGACTCCTGGGCCGTCCCGGCCTTGCGGGCTTTTCGTTTCGTTCTGCCCCACGCCGACGTCTCCTCCACGCACAAGGACCACGACTGA
- a CDS encoding acetyl ornithine aminotransferase family protein: protein MIALHRDAPRIVGPLPGPEARAWLHRDDSVMSPSYTRTYPLVVKRGLGAMIEDVDGNRFLDFTAGIAVTNVGHCHPRVTRAIRQQAGELVHMSGTDFYYLPQIQLAERLAKLAPGDEPKRVFFTNSGAEANEAALKLARYHTRRARVIAFFGAFHGRTYGALSLSGSKPTQRRGFAPLVPDIHHAGYGCLESVKRLLRTVCPPEDLAAIFVEAIQGEGGYIVPPPDFLPGIRRLCDQTGAIMVVDEVQSGMGRTGKLFAQEHFGVAADITCVAKGIANGLPLGAIIAKASIMNWVPGSHASTFGGNPVACAAANVVLDLLEEKYLANTRRRGRQLMKGLSALAAKHPETIHQIRGKGLMVGMEVRHLGQPHPGFRDRIIDLAFERGLLLLPCGTSTVRFCPPLCVNQRQVETALELTAAALEAAEVELHAGRIPAPYDPFGPELGHHQANTPTNSHACLTTSPTSTYPGHSHS, encoded by the coding sequence ATGATCGCATTGCACCGCGACGCGCCCCGGATCGTTGGTCCCTTGCCCGGTCCCGAAGCGCGGGCCTGGTTGCATCGGGACGACTCGGTGATGTCGCCCTCCTACACCCGGACCTATCCGTTAGTGGTCAAACGGGGTTTGGGGGCGATGATCGAAGACGTGGACGGCAACCGGTTCCTCGACTTCACCGCCGGAATCGCCGTCACTAACGTGGGGCATTGCCACCCCCGGGTCACTCGGGCGATCCGCCAGCAGGCGGGTGAGTTGGTCCACATGTCGGGGACCGACTTCTATTACTTGCCCCAAATTCAACTCGCCGAACGACTGGCCAAGCTCGCGCCCGGCGACGAACCTAAACGGGTCTTTTTCACCAACTCGGGAGCTGAGGCCAACGAGGCAGCGCTCAAGCTGGCCCGCTACCACACCCGTCGCGCCCGGGTAATCGCGTTCTTCGGCGCGTTTCACGGGCGGACCTACGGCGCGTTGTCACTATCAGGTTCCAAGCCAACTCAACGCAGAGGATTCGCGCCACTGGTTCCGGACATCCACCACGCCGGTTACGGTTGCCTGGAGTCGGTCAAGCGTTTGTTGAGAACGGTCTGCCCGCCTGAGGATCTAGCGGCGATCTTCGTTGAGGCGATCCAGGGCGAAGGCGGCTACATCGTACCTCCGCCCGACTTCCTGCCGGGGATTCGTCGGTTGTGCGACCAGACCGGGGCTATCATGGTGGTAGACGAGGTGCAGTCGGGCATGGGCCGAACCGGCAAACTGTTCGCCCAAGAGCACTTCGGGGTCGCCGCCGACATCACCTGCGTCGCCAAGGGGATTGCCAACGGGTTGCCTCTGGGAGCGATCATCGCCAAGGCGTCGATCATGAATTGGGTGCCCGGCTCACACGCCTCGACCTTCGGCGGCAACCCCGTCGCCTGCGCTGCGGCCAACGTGGTACTGGACCTTCTGGAGGAAAAATACCTGGCCAATACCCGTCGGCGGGGTCGGCAGCTGATGAAGGGCCTCAGCGCGTTGGCCGCCAAACACCCTGAGACGATTCATCAGATCCGCGGCAAAGGGTTAATGGTGGGGATGGAGGTTCGGCATCTGGGTCAACCCCATCCGGGTTTCCGCGATCGGATCATCGACTTGGCGTTCGAGCGTGGTCTGCTGCTGCTGCCCTGCGGGACCTCGACGGTGCGGTTTTGTCCGCCATTGTGCGTCAACCAGCGTCAGGTCGAGACCGCCCTGGAGTTGACCGCCGCGGCGCTGGAGGCGGCGGAGGTCGAGTTGCACGCGGGTCGGATCCCGGCCCCCTATGATCCGTTCGGTCCCGAGTTGGGCCATCATCAGGCGAACACGCCCACCAACAGTCACGCCTGCCTGACCACCTCTCCCACGAGCACCTACCCGGGACATTCCCACTCATGA